The window TCCTAATTTTCAGATCTCCGGAGCCAGCTGTGGGAAGATCAGGTGTGTGTCTGGGGGTCCCGGAGGCGTGGACGGATCTCGGGTGGGTGCAGTTGGGGACAGAATCCTCATTCCCCTAGAAAGGCCACGGCCATCCCCCTGCCTTGTCACCTCTGTCTTCCTAAATCCGTTCTTGCTCTCTTGTttttctccccagcccctcccgcCGATTGCTCATGGAGGAACCAAGGCCTTCGAAGCGACTTCGCTCCATGGCCCCTAATCAAGGTACATCAAACGCCTGCCACTCCTCTCTTTTTAATTTCGTCTGTTCCCCAATTCTTCCCCAATGGTTGACACTCAAACTCAATCAAGCATTCTCTGTTTCACCTTCTCCTAGCCTGCCTCAACCTGGGCTGCTTGTTGGAAGTCAGCTCCCGGGTTCCACATCATCTGGGAAATTCCTTTCCCTCTTCCGAACCGTAATCCCATTTCCCAAATCTGAGATTTGCTGTTGTTGTCGCTGTTTCCTTCTGTTTAGTTTTGTATTACTGTTTCTCCGTAGCAGAGCGAGTCCTCACGCTACGTCTTGATCTATGATAAACCGGTACTTCCACCTTGTTCTTTCCCGGAGGAGTTGGAATTTTCCGGCTGTTGCCACGTTGTTCTCCAAAACTTTTCCCTTCATACGCTGAGTGTCCTAAATCTTTTAATCTTGTCTAGTTTGACAGATGCATAACAATAAAGCATCCACTGAAAGGAAATTCTTTAACATCTTGCTTGTCTGAAACATCTTCATTCTCCCCTCCCAGATTCTTCAGCGAAACTTCGGTTGGACAGGAAATTTTAGGTGGGAAATTCATTTCCCTTGAAATTTCGAAGACATTTTCTGTTATGTTCTAGACTGAACTGCTGCTTTTGAGATGTCTGACTTTTGAGACATGTGGAATCCTAGCCCTTTCCATGtgacttttcctttctctgtctcccgCTCTCTAGAATCTGTTagaatcttctctttttcctcagcACTCTGAAATTTTCTGGTGAAATGTCTCAGCCACAGCATACCTCTAATTCTCTTATATTTCATCCTTCTTTCCATCAttttaggtttttgctttgttctgTGGGAGACCTTCTCAACTTCATTCTCCAACTTCCGTGGagagttttgtttcttctctcacaATTTTAACTTCAGAAATCCCTCTTTTCTCTGagtatttatttgtaaaagtatCCTATAACTGCTTGACGGGTGAagttccttctgtctctctctgctcaCGCTCCGCTTCTCTTTTAGCCTCAGGTGGGCCTCCTCCAGAGCCAGGCTGCTGTGTTGCGGACCCTGAAGGCTCCGTGGAAGCAGATGGGCCCGCACAGCCAGCCCAACCCGCAAAACCCATCGCTTACGTGAAACCCTTCAGACGGCAGCCCCCAGCTCGCCCAGAGTCACCCCCTCCTGCAGAGAGAGGCCGGCGCCGGGGAGGAAGCCGGCGGCCAGGGCGAGGCCGTGGCAGAAGGGCTGGGCCCCGCGGGGACGCTGGCCAGAGACAGGGGGCAGAAGGCTTGATGGCACCGGACGTGCACATCCAACTGGACCACCATGGAGAGCCAGGCCACCAGGGGGAACCGGAAATCACGGAGACCGCAGCCTTCTCCCTTTCTGAAACAGGTCCTCCGCCTGGAACTGTGCAGGAAGGCCCTGGCCCCGACGTGGCGCAACCTGAGCTGGGGTTTCAGGAGCCGCCCGCTGCTCCTGGGCCTCAGGCTGTTGACTGGCAACCCGTCTTGACCCTCTATCCCTGCATCGGGTTTAGGGCTCTGGGTGACTCAGCGGTTTTACAAGTCATTCAAACCCCCCAGGGCACCTACGTGCAAGGGGTCCCAGTGTTCCTCACCGACATTGCGTATTGACCACTATCTGCCACCCACGTTgttcccagcctcccttccttccacctgGACGTTCCCCCCAGCCCCACTTCTGCTCCACTCCTCCCCCGACTGGACCTGAAGCCTGAGCTTCCCCTGAACTTGGAGTACGCAACTTACAACATGCAAGCTGCCAAACACCCTTTCTGTACAAGGCGATTGGAATGGAACTGTCATGTACAGTGAAAGTACACGTCACGTTTTTCAGCCAAGAAGAAGCCAACCCAGACAACCTGGAAGAAGTGGGATGCAACAAGGATCACTAAGCATGGAAATTAGGAAACTGTATTCTTAAGTCCAGAGAAGTACGATTCTGGAAAAAGGATTGATGACCTAGAATTAAAATTCCAGAAGACACTCATATAGACATGTGGGACATGCGAAAACTCAGAAGGAGCTAGAAGTTACTAAAGTGCTTCTCTAGTGCCTGGAGACGATAGACTGGCTGAATATAAGAGCAATAAAAATCTAGACTGACACATTTTTAAGTCTCAACGTGGGTACCCTTTGGGAACCACTAAATGAATTGGAATAGAAGGTAAAATTTCAAACAGATTGAGGAAAAAGGGGATCAAAGGACATGTGACGAATCAGACAAAaggtgttggggtgggggggggggcggttAACGGAAGCAAGGAGAGTGCATGACTCACTGGAACCGCTAAACCAGGAATCAGTAATTTGACGGCAGTGTCCTTGGCTTCCTCCTGGCTTTAATGGGAATATTTTGAATGTTTCACCATTAACCAAGATGTTGGCTGTAGGTGTCTCTTAGATGTTTAAGTTGAGTTAGTTCCCATCTTTTCAGAGTTTGATAAATGTTGTATTATgaacttttgtattttgtattttattaggtAGGCTGTTGTTGGCTGGTTTTCACTCCTTTGTAAACGtccaaataaaatacagataactTTTTACATCAAAGATTTTTCTCTTGTGTACTCAATCCTTCTAAATAAACCTTTCTCTTCAGACTTATTTTATAGAACAGTTCTTTCACTAAACTTTCACAAATCGCAAATACAAAATGTGTTTACTAAAAGCAGAAAGGAAGGTAGAAAAATGGCTCCAGTCTCTGTTCTCCATTCATATCGCATCTTTCCCCATAGTCACACAAGTCTACACCAACAAACGTGTACATTGAGAGCATCGTTTGTGGCTCGCTTTTACAAACACCTGGCGTGCCATGCGCCAGGGGTCCTGCTGAAGTGACTATAAGGTCCAGGCAGGCAACACAGGTGTGGTCAGGACCAGAGCCTCTGTGGAGTCCGTGCGTCTCCAAACTAGGAACAGGCGACTTCGTATTGAAGCATGGCATGGAGCACAATGAGCACTGTGCAGTGGGAGCTGCTTCTTGGCTTGCCATTGGGGTCTGTCATCCATAAGCCAGAAAGCCCCCTTGCAGTCATCCTACGCACATGTGCCACTATCTTCTTGCTGTATATCTGTCTGGAAAGATGCACAGCTTTTACATTATGCAGGTGGTGGTCTGCTGATACGCTACTTCCAGGATATTTCTACCACCAGAATGCTTCACTAAACATTGGTACGTGGagtaagacagggtctcattccgtcatccaggctggagtgcagtggtgcaatcacagctcagcGCAGCCTGCGCCTCCTCAGCTCGGGTGATCCTCCAACATCAGGTTGCCAAGTAGCTCAGACTGCAGGCAGGCACCAAGAGCCCTTGGTAATTCCTCCTGGTTTATTTAttcgttcatttatttatttatttattttgaaacagactctcactctttcacccaggctggagcgcggtggcTTCGGCTCACTGAGAACTCCATTCCCGGGActgaagcgattctcatgtctcgccctaataaaaataggaaaattagccaggcatggtggtgggccactgtagtcccagctgctcgggaggctgaggcgggagaatcctttgagcccaggaggcggaggttgcagtgagcccagactgcgccattgcagtgatccgagatcatgctattgcactccagcctgggtgacaagagcaaaactttgtctcaaaatggaaaaaagagagagagaagttatcCCAATAAGAAAGATAAAAGTTTTGAAGAGAAACTTCACAGAAGAATCTATGGGTTCGGTCAGTGAGCACACGAAATCCCAATAAGGATGAGAATATGCAAATAAGCATGGAGCATCCTGTGGTGCCAGGGAGAAAGGAGCCgcccaaaaccaaacaaagccaAAAGCCACAGCGATGGGAGGTTGACAAAGGGACACGGAAGCCAACTAAAGGAGCTCCCGGTGGCCAAAGCTGGAAACGTTGAGTAACAAAGTAATTagctaaataattaataattaaatagttaagtaaaatatttgacaaaataattagttcaattattaaataattcatcCCCCGAAGTACTGGAGTGTAAACCAAAGCATACAATAGGTGTCCATAAGTCCATACGGATATAAATAAgtgattaaataaacaaacatgtggGGGAGAATGGGAAAATCCTCCACACAGGAGAACTCCACAGAACTTAGGTAGCTATTCCCCTGCAAGGAGATAAAGCAAAACTTCCCTTTTCTTTACGTATAGGCTACAGGTAGCGACTTCCAGAAAGCACAGTAGAGaaagaggtgggaaaatcactttatGGTGGAGAAACCTAATCAACACTGCCCCAGCCCGGTGACCAGGACTAATAGCAGCAGTGATAAGCCGGCTTGATGGTGTGTACTCTAGACAGGATGGGATGGGAATGGCGCTTTCCCGCTGCAATCTTCCTGACAAAAACATATAATTCCAGTCAGATCACAAGGAATACATCACACGAACTTCAGGAGAGGACATCCCACAATATATCTGATCAGTATTCAAAGTGTCagggtcatcaaaaacaaggcaaGTGTGAGAAACCGTCGCAGCCAAGGGGAACCGTGACGAGTTGTAAGGTGGTACCCTGGATGGGGTCTTGGGACAGAAAAGGTATGTGAGGTGAAAGCATAGCAAAACCTCACTTCAACAGGAAATACAACCCAAAAAAATAattggcccggcatggtggcttgcgcctggggtcccagcgactcgggaggttGAGCGGGACGGACGGCTTGAGCTCAGGCCTTCCAAACAAGCCTGGGCACatagcgaaacctcgtctctccaaaaaaatccGAAAATTATCCCGatgtggtggcgctcacctgtagtccagctactccggaggccgagacaggagaatcacttgaactgattctcctatctcagcccccccccccccccccccccccccccaagtagccgcagcgagccgagatggcaccgctgcactccagcctgggctacagagcgagaacCCGTCTCTGTAAAAGACACAAGGATGCAAACCAACCAAATAACCCACTGTGGGATCCCCTCCAGCGTCCTGCTGTGTTTCCCGCTGTCTTCCTCCACCCGTGAGTGCACCCACAGCAATAAAAGCCAGCGGTGTGGGTCTCACACGCATCTCCAGCCCCGTCGCCATCGCGCTGAGCTCGACTCTTTTTACAAAAGGCCACTTGACATCCTCACTTGGCAGTTCAAAAGCCCCTTCAACCAGATGTGCGCAAGCCAAGCTCCGCAACTTCCCGTTCAGAGCAGGTTCTCGGTCCACCTCTGCCTGAATGAACCGGCGGGCTACCAAGGCCGCAGTCTCTTCCTCAAGGGCTGTCCACACTGGGTCTCGCTTTCTCTTGGAAATTTCTCTCCCACCAGGGAACTTTCTCCTCCTCTACCTCCCTGAGTCTCAGTCTAACAGCACCCTGCGCCCAACCCCGAGGGCTGCAATAGCCTTCTTGCCTCTCCTGACTTATTCTGCGGACCCTGGGTTGGCGCTCCTTCACAGCCAGGCTGGTCGTTTCTGAAATGTTAACCCGCTGCCGGACACCGTTCCACGGTTTTCCGCTGCCTTGGAACAAGACCAGCTCCTGCGCGGACCCTGCCTCCACCTCGCACCACCTCCGGGCCTGGACTTGGCCTCCCGTCCATTCCCAGAATGTGCCGGGCTCCCTTCCAGTCCGGGCCTCAGCACACTCTCTtcactccccttcctccctccctgcctctcccaaCCCGGTTCAGGATGACTAATTTCAAACGTTATGTTCCAGATTTCAGCCCAGATATCCCCGCTTTGGATGCTTTCCTTGACCATGCTCAGATCTAAGCTAATCGCATCTTCCTGTCAGCCGCTTTCAGGGCACCACACCTCATTGTGCTGACACTCAGAGGTcattatgcaattttttttcctcgATGATTAGATTAATCAATCAACCACGGACGTCTAGAAATGGCGGCATCTCAGAAGGGCCCCCATTTGACTGGCAGGGGACTGGCCCAATGCGCCTCGCAAGCCCAGCCAGGCCCGCCCCAGCCGGCCCCCCTCTGACGACGCCTGTCCCTTACGCGACTGCCTTGCTGCCATATAAGAGGGACGGCGCTCGGCCTCCAGCAGTCGGCTTTCTGCTGGGCTCGGAGCCAGAACCTGCTGCGTGCTCCCTCCAGACTCCCTGGCTGCGGGTGGACTACCTCAGAGCTACAGCGGTGAACCTGTGGACACCTCCGACTCCTCGGGCCTCTCTTCGTCGAAGAGTCTCCTAATTTTCAGATCTCCGGAGCCAGCTGTGGGAAGATCAGGTGTGTGTCTGGGGGTCCCGGAGGCGTGGACGGATCTCGGGTGGGTGCAGTTGGGGACAGAATCCTCATTCCCCTAGAAAGGCCACGGCCATCCCCCTGCCTTGTCACCTCTGTCTTCCTAAATCCGTTCTTGCTCTCTTGTttttctccccagcccctcccgcCGATTGCTCATGGAGGAACCAAGGCCTTCGAAGCGACTTCGCTCCATGGCCCCTAATCAAGGTACATCAAACGCCTGCCACTCCTCTCTTTTTAATTTCGTCTGTTCCCCAATTCTTCCCCAATGGTTGACACTCAAACTCAATCAAGCATTCTCTGTTTCACCTTCTCCTAGCCTGCCTCAACCTGGGCTGCTTGTTGGAAGTCAGCTCCCGGGTTCCACATCATCTGGGAAATTCCTTTCCCTCTTCCGAACCGTAATCCCATTTCCCAAATCTGAGATTTGCTGTTGTTGTCGCTGTTTCCTTCTGTTTAGTTTTGTATTACTGTTTCTCCGTAGCAGAGCGAGTCCTCACGCTACGTCTTGATCTATGATAAACCGGTACTTCCACCTTGTTCTTTCCCGGAGGAGTTGGAATTTTCCGGCTGTTGCCACGTTGTTCTCCAAAACTTTTCCCTTCATACGCTGAGTGTCCTAAATCTTTTAATCTTGTCTAGTTTGACAGATGCATAACAATAAAGCATCCACTGAAAGGAAATTCTTTAACATCTTGCTTGTCTGAAACATCTTCATTCTCCCCTCCCAGATTCTTCAGCGAAACTTCGGTTGGACAGGAAATTTTAGGTGGGAAATTCATTTCCCTTGAAATTTCGAAGACATTTTCTGTTATGTTCTAGACTGAACTGCTGCTTTTGAGATGTCTGACTTTTGAGACATGTGGAATCCTAGCCCTTTCCATGtgacttttcctttctctgtctcccgCTCTCTAGAATCTGTTagaatcttctctttttcctcagcACTCTGAAATTTTCTGGTGAAATGTCTCAGCCACAGCATACCTCTAATTCTCTTATATTTCATCCTTCTTTCCATCAttttaggtttttgctttgttctgTGGGAGACCTTCTCAACTTCTTTCTCCAACTTCCGTGGagagttttgtttcttctctcacaATTTTAACTTCAGAAATCCCTCTTTTCTCTGagtatttatttgtaaaagtatCCTATAACTGCTTGACGGGTGAagttccttctgtctctctctgctcaCGCTCCGCTTCTCTTTTAGCCTCAGGTGGGCCTCCTCCAGAGCCAGGCTGCTGTGTTGCGGACCCTGAAGGCTCCGTGGAAGCAGATGGGCCCGCACAGCCAGCCCAACCCGCAAAACCCATCGCTTACGTGAAACCCTTCAGACGGCAGCCCCCAGCTCGCCCAGAGTCACCCCCTCCTGCAGAGAGAGGCCGGCGCCGGGGAGGAAGCCGGCGGCCAGGGCGAGGCCGTGGCAGAAGGGCTGGGCCCCGCGGGGACGCTGGCCAGAGACAGGGGGCAGAAGGCTTGATGGCACCGGACGTGCACATCCAACTGGACCACCATGGAGAGCCAGGCCACCAGGGGGAACCGGAAATCACGGAGACCGCAGCCTTCTCCCTTTCTGAAACAGGTCCTCCGCCTGGAACTGTGCAGGAAGGCCCTGGCCCCGACGTGGCGCAACCTGAGCTGGGGTTTCAGGAGCCGCCCGCTGCTCCTGGGCCTCAGGCTGTTGACTGGCAACCCGTCTTGACCCTCTATCCCTGCATCGGGTTTAGGGCTCTGGGTGACTCAGCGGTTTTACAAGTCATTCAAACCCCCCAGGGCACCTACGTGCAAGGGGTCCCAGTGTTCCTCACCGACATTGCGTATTGACCACTATCTGCCACCCACGTTgttcccagcctcccttccttccacctgGACGTTCCCCCCAGCCCCACTTCTGCTCCACTCCTCCCCCGACTGGACCTGAAGCCTGAGCTTCCCCTGAACTTGGAGTACGCAACTTACAACATGCAAGCTGCCAAACACCCTTTCTGTACAAGGCGATTGGAATGGAACTGTCATGTACAGTGAAAGTACACGTCACGTTTTTCAGCCAAGAAGAAGCCAACCCAGACAACCTGGAAGAAGTGGGATGCAACAAGGATCACTAAGCATGGAAATTAGGAAACTGTATTCTTAAGTCCAGAGAAGTACGATTCTGGAAAAAGGATTGATGACCTAGAATTAAAATTCCAGAAGACACTCATATAGACATGTGGGACATGCGAAAACTCAGAAGGAGCTAGAAGTTACTAAAGTGCTTCTCTAGTGCCTGGAGACGATAGACTGGCTGAATATAAGAGCAATAAAAATCTAGACTGACACATTTTTAAGTCTCAACGTGGGTACCCTTTGGGAACCACTAAATGAATTGGAATAGAAGGTAAAATTTCAAACAGATTGAGGAAAAAGGGGATCAAAGGACATGTGACGAATCAGACAAAaggtgttggggtgggggggggggcggttAACGGAAGCAAGGAGAGTGCATGACTCACTGGAACCGCTAAACCAGGAATCAGTAATTTGACGGCAGTGTCCTTGGCTTCCTCCTGGCTTTAATGGGAATATTTTGAATGTTTCACCATTAACCAAGATGTTGGCTGTAGGTGTCTCTTAGATGTTTAAGTTGAGTTAGTTCCCATCTTTTCAGAGTTTGATAAATGTTGTATTATgaacttttgtattttgtattttattaggtAGGCTGTTGTTGGCTGGTTTTCACTCCTTTGTAAACGtccaaataaaatacagataactTTTTACATCAAAGATTTTTCTCTTGTGTACTCAATCCTTCTAAATAAACCTTTCTCTTCAGACTTATTTTATAGAACAGTTCTTTCACTAAACTTTCACAAATCGCAAATACAAAATGTGTTTACTAAAAGCAGAAAGGAAGGTAGAAAAATGGCTCCAGTCTCTGTTCTCCATTCATATCGCATCTTTCCCCATAGTCACACAAGTCTACACCAACAAACGTGTACATTGAGAGCATCGTTTGTGGCTCGCTTTTACAAACACCTGGCGTGCCATGCGCCAGGGGTCCTGCTGAAGTGACTATAAGGTCCAGGCAGGCAACACAGGTGTGGTCAGGACCAGAGCCTCTGTGGAGTCCGTGCGTCTCCAAACTAGGAACAGGCGACTTCGTATTGAAGCATGGCATGGAGCACAATGAGCACTGTGCAGTGGGAGCTGCTTCTTGGCTTGCCATTGGGGTCTGTCATCCATAAGCCAGAAAGCCCCCTTGCAGTCATCCTACGCACATGTGCCACTATCTTCTTGCTGTATATCTGTCTGGAAAGATGCACAGCTTTTACATTATGCAGGTGGTGGTCTGCTGATACGCTACTTCCAGGATATTTCTACCACCAGAATGCTTCACTAAACATTGGTACGTGGagtaagacagggtctcattccgtcatccaggctggagtgcagtggtgcaatcacagctcagcGCAGCCTGCGCCTCCTCAGCTCGGGTGATCCTCCAACATCAGGTTGCCAAGTAGCTCAGACTGCAGGCAGGCACCAAGAGCCCTTGGTAATTCCTCCTGGTTTATTTAttcgttcatttatttatttatttattttgaaacagactctcactctttcacccaggctggagcgcggtggcTTCGGCTCACTGAGAACTCCATTCCCGGGActgaagcgattctcatgtctcgccctaataaaaataggaaaattagccaggcatggtggtgggccactgtagtcccagctgctcgggaggctgaggcgggagaatcctttgagcccaggaggcggaggttgcagtgagcccagactgcgccattgcagtgatccgagatcatgctattgcactccagcctgggtgacaagagcaaaactttgtctcaaaatggaaaaaagagagagagaagttatcCCAATAAGAAAGATAAAAGTTTTGAAGAGAAACTTCACAGAAGAATCTATGGGTTCGGTCAGTGAGCACACGAAATCCCAATAAGGATGAGAATATGCAAATAAGCATGGAGCATCCTGTGGTGCCAGGGAGAAAGGAGCCgcccaaaaccaaacaaagccaAAAGCCACAGCGATGGGAGGTTGACAAAGGGACACGGAAGCCAACTAAAGGAGCTCCCGGTGGCCAAAGCTGGAAACGTTGAGTAACAAAGTAATTagctaaataat of the Homo sapiens chromosome 13, GRCh38.p14 Primary Assembly genome contains:
- the PRR20C gene encoding proline-rich protein 20C, giving the protein MEEPRPSKRLRSMAPNQASGGPPPEPGCCVADPEGSVEADGPAQPAQPAKPIAYVKPFRRQPPARPESPPPAERGRRRGGSRRPGRGRGRRAGPRGDAGQRQGAEGLMAPDVHIQLDHHGEPGHQGEPEITETAAFSLSETGPPPGTVQEGPGPDVAQPELGFQEPPAAPGPQAVDWQPVLTLYPCIGFRALGDSAVLQVIQTPQGTYVQGVPVFLTDIAY